Proteins from a genomic interval of Thamnophis elegans isolate rThaEle1 chromosome 2, rThaEle1.pri, whole genome shotgun sequence:
- the LOC116523913 gene encoding LOW QUALITY PROTEIN: homeobox protein Hox-B5-like (The sequence of the model RefSeq protein was modified relative to this genomic sequence to represent the inferred CDS: inserted 1 base in 1 codon), translated as MSYYFVHSFSGRYPNAPDYQLLNYGAGRSMDGSYRDPGNMHAGSYGGYKYNGMDLSISGSATTTSSSSSQFGAVGESSHVFSAQAALESRLREAFRCSLSCPESLPCTSSTSSGGVNESRGGKTAGSSHAXPVASVGAVSVTAFAEIDETSASSRTEESGSQANNGARVQTEPNVTSTPAT; from the exons ATGAGTTATTACTTTGTACATTCGTTCTCAGGACGCTACCCTAATGCCCCAGACTATCAGCTGTTAAATTATGGGGCCGGCAGATCCATGGATGGATCCTATAGAGATCCAGGCAACATGCACGCCGGCTCTTATGGGGGATACAAATACAATGGAATGGATCTGAGCATCAGCGGATCAGCCAccactacctcctcctcctccagccaaTTTGGAGCAGTTGGGGAGAGCTCTCATGTCTTTTCTGCCCAGGCAGCTCTCGAAAGCAGGTTAAGAGAGGCATTCAGGTGCTCCTTGTCTTGTCCCGAATCCCTCCCTTGCACAAGCAGCACCAGTAGTGGCGGCGTCAATGAAAGCCGTGGAGGCAAGACAGCCGGGTCCTCCCACG AACCAGTAGCTTCTGTCGGCGCAGTTAGCGTCACTGCGTTTGCCGAAATAGACGAAACCAGCGCGTCCTCGCGAACCGAAGAGAGTGGTTCTCAAGCCAACAACGGTGCCCGAGTTCAGACGGAGCCGAACGTCACCTCCACGCCGGCCACATAA